The Desulfomicrobium orale DSM 12838 genome includes a window with the following:
- a CDS encoding CcmD family protein, with the protein MNYLFIANICVWAGVGGYVFFLAGRQAALERRVRQLEILDGNK; encoded by the coding sequence ATGAATTATCTCTTCATCGCCAATATCTGTGTCTGGGCCGGAGTGGGCGGCTATGTCTTTTTTCTGGCCGGCCGTCAGGCGGCCCTGGAGCGCCGCGTGCGGCAGCTGGAGATTCTCGATGGCAACAAATGA
- a CDS encoding tetratricopeptide repeat protein — protein MATNDAFSPAARHRVLVFLLAVLGIMFFSAVVYRVENPSLVQREERREMPASRSGGGGMGGMGGDMAGISAMMKKLQDNPDNVELMRALGMAFMDMEAWDKSVSFWDMLLERNENDVMALNQKGFCLFELEKHAEAGELFERMLRIDPDNHRAHFNLGVIYKHYLKQPEKARKHFQTVADSAADESLAENARKELAGN, from the coding sequence ATGGCAACAAATGACGCCTTTTCCCCGGCGGCCCGGCACAGGGTGCTGGTTTTTCTGCTGGCCGTCCTCGGGATCATGTTTTTTTCGGCCGTGGTGTACCGGGTGGAGAACCCGTCTTTGGTGCAGCGGGAAGAGCGCCGGGAAATGCCGGCCTCGCGGTCCGGCGGCGGCGGCATGGGGGGCATGGGCGGCGACATGGCCGGTATTTCGGCCATGATGAAAAAACTGCAGGACAATCCCGACAATGTGGAGCTGATGCGCGCCCTGGGCATGGCCTTCATGGACATGGAGGCCTGGGACAAGTCCGTTTCCTTCTGGGATATGCTGCTGGAGCGGAATGAAAACGATGTCATGGCCCTCAACCAGAAGGGGTTCTGCCTATTCGAACTGGAAAAGCACGCCGAAGCCGGAGAGCTTTTCGAGAGGATGCTCCGCATAGACCCGGACAACCACCGGGCGCATTTCAATCTCGGCGTCATTTACAAGCATTACCTGAAGCAGCCGGAAAAGGCGCGGAAGCATTTTCAGACGGTGGCGGACTCGGCCGCGGACGAAAGCCTGGCGGAAAATGCGCGCAAGGAGCTGGCCGGCAACTGA
- the ccsA gene encoding cytochrome c biogenesis protein CcsA, whose amino-acid sequence MISSRILAVLAPLSVVCMAAGQYFLWMHAPEEASMGLVQKIFYFHLPLAWWSFGAFFGVFVCSIGLLRTGRGQWDLWAAALAEAGVLACSLALVTGSIWGRASWNAWWTWDPRLSTTLVMWFVYSGYLVLRAANAGGSKGARVRAVLGIVAFLDVPLVFLSARLWRSIHPAVFTSQGGGLTPEMWTAVWINAGAWGVLLAALVLVRHRNLVLRERVDGVLAGIRETY is encoded by the coding sequence ATGATTTCCTCACGCATTCTCGCGGTATTGGCTCCTTTGTCCGTGGTGTGCATGGCGGCGGGGCAGTATTTTCTGTGGATGCACGCTCCGGAAGAGGCCAGCATGGGGCTGGTGCAGAAGATTTTCTATTTTCATCTGCCTCTGGCCTGGTGGTCTTTCGGCGCGTTCTTCGGCGTGTTCGTGTGCAGCATCGGACTGCTCAGAACCGGGCGCGGGCAGTGGGATCTGTGGGCGGCGGCCCTGGCCGAAGCGGGCGTTCTGGCCTGTTCTCTGGCCCTGGTCACGGGCTCCATCTGGGGACGCGCTTCCTGGAACGCCTGGTGGACCTGGGACCCGCGGCTGTCCACCACGCTGGTCATGTGGTTCGTCTATTCGGGATATCTGGTCCTGCGGGCCGCCAACGCCGGAGGCTCCAAAGGAGCCAGAGTCCGGGCCGTGCTCGGCATCGTGGCCTTTCTTGACGTGCCTCTGGTGTTTTTGTCCGCACGACTGTGGCGGTCCATCCATCCGGCGGTGTTCACCTCTCAGGGCGGAGGACTGACGCCGGAAATGTGGACCGCCGTCTGGATAAACGCCGGAGCCTGGGGCGTGCTTCTCGCGGCTCTGGTGCTGGTCCGGCACCGGAATCTGGTCCTGCGGGAGCGGGTGGACGGGGTTCTGGCCGGTATTCGGGAAACCTATTAG
- a CDS encoding ABC transporter permease subunit, translating to MTENMVASELKKSVLAGIWFMVLTFPLVVARVNTIDHTVEWRWMNMAWVGGGAFVLSFVWRWALRRREAGGFLGSGAAGGTFEALSGKPLRMKMALLAVLAAMLVIPWVASIYWTNILISFLLYVVLGLGLNIIVGVAGLLFLGHAAFYAVGAYSYALLNQYFGLGFWTALPLGGLFAALAGVLLAFPVLRLRGDYLAIVTLGFGEIIRLVLENWSEVTGGPTGISNIPQPGLLNMTLSVAEANIYIYYIVLALAVLTVIAVSRLKDSRVGRALQALREDEIACQAMGIDRVAVKLMAFGLGTAWAGLAGVIFAAKTTFINPASFTFFESAILLSVVVLGGMGSNLGVILGAAFLVLLPEFMRTFSEYRMILFAAAMVLMMVFRPQGLIPPRRRRYPVGDSGAAAGGGK from the coding sequence ATGACTGAGAATATGGTGGCAAGCGAGCTGAAAAAATCCGTTCTGGCCGGCATCTGGTTCATGGTCCTGACGTTTCCCCTGGTGGTGGCGCGGGTCAACACGATCGACCACACTGTGGAGTGGCGCTGGATGAACATGGCCTGGGTCGGCGGCGGGGCTTTCGTGCTGTCCTTCGTCTGGCGCTGGGCCTTGCGGCGCCGGGAGGCCGGAGGATTTCTCGGCTCCGGCGCGGCGGGCGGAACCTTCGAAGCTCTGAGCGGGAAGCCGCTCCGGATGAAAATGGCCCTTCTCGCCGTGCTGGCCGCCATGCTGGTCATCCCTTGGGTGGCGTCCATCTACTGGACCAATATTCTCATTTCCTTTCTGCTGTATGTGGTGCTGGGTCTTGGGCTCAACATCATCGTCGGCGTGGCGGGACTGCTCTTTCTGGGGCATGCCGCCTTTTACGCCGTCGGGGCTTACTCCTACGCCCTGCTGAACCAGTATTTCGGCCTGGGATTCTGGACGGCCCTGCCGCTCGGCGGGCTCTTCGCGGCCCTGGCCGGAGTGCTGCTGGCTTTTCCCGTGCTGCGTCTGCGCGGGGACTATCTGGCCATAGTCACCCTGGGCTTCGGGGAGATCATCCGCCTTGTTCTGGAAAACTGGAGCGAAGTCACGGGCGGCCCCACGGGTATCTCGAACATCCCGCAGCCCGGCCTTCTGAACATGACGCTCTCCGTGGCCGAGGCCAACATTTACATCTACTATATTGTCCTGGCCCTGGCCGTGCTGACCGTCATCGCCGTTTCACGCCTCAAGGATTCCCGTGTCGGCCGTGCCCTGCAGGCCCTGCGGGAGGACGAGATCGCCTGCCAGGCCATGGGCATCGACCGGGTCGCCGTCAAGCTGATGGCCTTCGGTCTGGGCACGGCCTGGGCCGGACTGGCGGGTGTCATCTTCGCGGCCAAGACTACGTTCATCAATCCGGCCAGCTTCACCTTTTTCGAATCGGCCATTCTGCTGTCCGTGGTGGTGCTGGGCGGCATGGGATCCAATCTGGGCGTCATTCTGGGTGCAGCCTTTCTGGTGCTGCTGCCCGAATTCATGCGCACCTTTTCCGAATACCGCATGATCCTGTTCGCCGCGGCCATGGTCTTGATGATGGTCTTTCGCCCCCAGGGGCTCATTCCGCCCAGGCGGCGCAGGTATCCGGTGGGGGATTCCGGTGCGGCCGCCGGTGGAGGAAAGTAA
- a CDS encoding branched-chain amino acid ABC transporter permease, with the protein MDWQYMAELFLGGLTRGSIYALIAIGYTMVYGIIELINFAHGEVYMIGAFTGLIVAGILGAMGLPPLVILFCAILAAVVYCMGYGFTMEKIAYRPLRGAGRLSPLISAIGMSLFLQNYVILVQTSDFLRFPRLIPDFAFLEPVAHIFGSSDFVIVAASAVSMTALTLFIKYTRMGKAMRATAQNQKMAMLLGIDVDRIISASFILGSALAALGGVLIASHVGVVNFSVGFLAGIKAFTAAVLGGIGSIPGAMLGGLFLGLSESFAAGYISSDYEDVFAFTLLVIFLIFRPSGIMGKAKVEKV; encoded by the coding sequence ATGGACTGGCAATACATGGCGGAGCTTTTCCTGGGCGGCCTGACCCGGGGCAGCATCTACGCCCTCATCGCCATCGGATACACGATGGTCTACGGCATCATCGAACTCATCAACTTTGCCCACGGCGAAGTGTACATGATCGGGGCCTTTACCGGGCTCATCGTGGCGGGGATACTCGGCGCCATGGGGCTTCCTCCGCTGGTCATCCTTTTCTGCGCGATTCTGGCCGCCGTGGTGTACTGCATGGGCTACGGCTTCACCATGGAGAAGATCGCCTACCGGCCCCTGCGCGGGGCAGGGCGTCTGTCGCCGCTCATCTCCGCCATCGGCATGTCCCTGTTTCTGCAGAATTACGTCATTCTGGTTCAGACCTCCGATTTTCTGCGTTTTCCCCGCCTGATTCCGGATTTCGCTTTTCTGGAGCCCGTGGCCCATATCTTCGGCTCCTCGGATTTCGTCATTGTCGCGGCCAGCGCCGTGTCCATGACCGCGCTGACCCTGTTCATCAAGTACACCCGGATGGGCAAGGCCATGCGGGCCACGGCCCAGAATCAGAAAATGGCCATGCTGCTCGGCATCGACGTGGACCGGATCATTTCCGCATCCTTCATCCTGGGGTCGGCCCTGGCCGCTCTGGGCGGCGTGCTCATCGCCTCCCATGTGGGCGTGGTCAATTTTTCCGTGGGCTTCCTGGCGGGCATCAAGGCCTTCACGGCGGCCGTGCTGGGGGGCATCGGCTCCATTCCCGGAGCCATGCTGGGCGGACTCTTTCTGGGACTGTCCGAGAGCTTCGCCGCCGGGTACATTTCAAGCGACTACGAGGATGTTTTCGCCTTCACCCTGCTGGTGATCTTTCTGATCTTCCGTCCATCGGGGATCATGGGCAAGGCCAAGGTGGAAAAGGTATAG
- a CDS encoding ABC transporter ATP-binding protein, giving the protein MEPVLEVSAVGMNFGGLRALNEVDLTVRSGEIVALIGPNGAGKTTFFNCVTSIYTPTEGDVWLTGRNGVRTRVNGMKPNLVTALGMARTFQNIRLFRNMSVLENVMIARHCRTRAGILGALFRPPSVRREEREIMDRAYELLQYIGLHRQANEDAGSLPYGDQRRLEIARALATEPSLLLLDEPAAGMNPQETVALKHLVLKIRSEMNLAVLLIEHDMGMVMSLSDRIYVMEYGCLIAEGTPAEVSSDPRVIRAYLGEEVHA; this is encoded by the coding sequence ATGGAACCGGTACTTGAGGTCTCCGCCGTGGGCATGAATTTCGGCGGCCTGCGGGCCCTGAACGAAGTGGACCTGACAGTGCGCTCCGGAGAGATCGTGGCCCTGATCGGCCCCAACGGCGCGGGCAAGACCACATTTTTCAACTGTGTGACCAGCATCTACACACCCACCGAGGGAGACGTCTGGCTGACCGGCAGAAACGGCGTCCGTACCCGCGTGAACGGCATGAAGCCGAATCTGGTCACGGCCCTGGGAATGGCCCGGACATTCCAGAATATCCGCCTGTTCAGGAACATGAGCGTGCTGGAAAACGTGATGATCGCCAGACACTGCCGGACCAGGGCCGGCATTCTGGGGGCGCTGTTCAGGCCGCCGTCCGTGCGCCGTGAAGAGCGGGAGATCATGGACCGGGCCTACGAGCTGCTCCAATACATCGGCCTGCACCGGCAGGCCAACGAGGACGCCGGGAGCCTTCCCTACGGGGACCAGCGCCGTCTGGAGATCGCCCGCGCCCTGGCCACGGAGCCGTCCCTGCTGCTTCTGGACGAGCCCGCCGCCGGTATGAACCCTCAGGAAACCGTGGCTCTGAAGCATCTGGTGCTGAAAATCCGAAGCGAGATGAATCTGGCCGTGCTTCTGATCGAGCACGACATGGGCATGGTCATGAGCCTGTCCGACCGCATTTACGTCATGGAGTACGGCTGTCTCATCGCCGAGGGCACGCCGGCGGAAGTGAGCAGCGATCCGCGCGTGATCAGGGCCTACCTCGGGGAGGAAGTTCATGCTTGA
- a CDS encoding ABC transporter ATP-binding protein, producing MDRPVLLRLDNVGHLYGSRMVFRGVSCALGAGEILLVAGPNGAGKSTLLRIMAGLTASGSGRTERFVADREMAFMGHQTFVYQELTALDNLEFWNSVYGCGLDTERLLELLSRVGLRNFALERAGTFSRGMAQRLSLARTLLAVPALIFLDEPSTGLDSTSRTLLHGELRSARERGAGIVWVSHDLERDLPFADTVLHLSGREMAYYGPAAGFSLGGAA from the coding sequence ATGGATCGGCCCGTGCTGCTGCGCCTTGACAATGTGGGGCATCTGTATGGCTCCCGGATGGTTTTCCGGGGCGTTTCCTGTGCTCTCGGAGCCGGGGAGATCCTGCTCGTGGCCGGGCCCAACGGTGCGGGCAAGTCCACGCTGCTCAGAATCATGGCCGGTCTGACCGCGTCCGGAAGCGGCCGGACAGAGCGGTTTGTCGCGGACCGGGAGATGGCCTTCATGGGGCACCAGACCTTTGTCTACCAGGAGCTCACGGCTCTGGACAATCTGGAATTCTGGAACTCGGTGTACGGCTGCGGGCTGGACACGGAACGGCTGCTGGAGCTCCTGTCCAGAGTGGGCCTGCGTAATTTCGCTCTGGAGCGGGCTGGAACCTTTTCCCGGGGCATGGCCCAGCGTCTGTCTCTGGCCCGGACGCTTCTGGCCGTACCCGCGCTCATTTTTCTGGATGAGCCGTCCACCGGCCTGGACAGCACCTCCCGGACCCTGCTGCATGGCGAACTGCGTTCGGCCAGGGAGCGGGGCGCAGGCATTGTCTGGGTTTCCCACGATCTGGAGCGGGATCTGCCTTTCGCCGACACGGTGCTGCATCTGTCCGGACGGGAAATGGCCTACTATGGCCCGGCAGCGGGTTTCTCCCTGGGAGGCGCGGCATGA
- a CDS encoding branched-chain amino acid ABC transporter substrate-binding protein, with the protein MKRFSGLMMASCLVLLTGTAFGAETIKIGVAGAHSGDLASYGMPTANAARLVTKEVNAKGGIDGKQIELLIQDEECKPEKATNVATKLISDGAVAVLGHICSGPTKAALPIYTAAKLVSISPTATSPELTRSGQYPLFFRTIAADDAQANLGADFAVNKLNAKKIALLHDKGDYGRGYAEFARDFIKNSGKAEVVLFEGVTPGAMDYSAVVQKVRQSGADTVMFGGYHPEASKMVAQLRKKRVKVNFVSDDGVKDDMFIKVAGDAAEGVYASGPQDVSGLAMNKAAREAHVAEFGTPPGAFFDPAYAAMQALVNAIDKADSTDSDKIAQALRTELVDTAIGTIKFDERGDAEGVGFTIYQVQNGKYVEMK; encoded by the coding sequence ATGAAACGTTTTTCAGGTCTGATGATGGCATCGTGTCTGGTATTGCTTACGGGCACAGCTTTCGGCGCGGAAACGATCAAGATCGGCGTGGCCGGGGCTCACAGCGGCGATCTGGCTTCTTACGGCATGCCCACGGCCAATGCGGCCCGCCTCGTGACCAAGGAGGTCAATGCCAAGGGCGGGATCGACGGCAAGCAGATCGAACTCCTGATTCAGGACGAGGAATGCAAGCCCGAGAAAGCCACCAATGTGGCCACCAAGCTGATCTCCGACGGAGCCGTGGCCGTGCTCGGACACATCTGCTCCGGTCCGACCAAGGCCGCCCTTCCCATCTATACCGCGGCCAAGCTGGTCAGCATCTCTCCCACGGCCACCAGTCCGGAACTGACCCGCAGCGGGCAGTATCCCCTGTTTTTCCGCACTATCGCCGCCGATGACGCCCAGGCCAATCTGGGCGCGGATTTCGCCGTCAACAAGCTGAACGCCAAGAAGATCGCCCTGCTGCACGACAAGGGCGATTACGGCCGGGGATATGCCGAATTTGCCAGGGATTTCATCAAGAACAGCGGCAAGGCTGAGGTCGTGCTGTTCGAGGGCGTGACGCCCGGTGCCATGGATTACTCCGCCGTGGTGCAGAAAGTGCGGCAGTCGGGTGCGGACACGGTCATGTTCGGCGGCTATCACCCGGAGGCCTCCAAGATGGTGGCTCAGCTGAGGAAGAAGCGGGTCAAGGTCAATTTCGTATCCGATGACGGCGTCAAGGATGACATGTTCATCAAGGTCGCGGGAGACGCCGCCGAGGGCGTGTACGCTTCCGGCCCGCAGGACGTCTCGGGTCTGGCCATGAACAAGGCCGCCCGCGAAGCCCATGTGGCCGAATTCGGAACCCCTCCGGGCGCGTTTTTCGATCCGGCCTATGCGGCCATGCAGGCTCTGGTCAACGCCATCGACAAGGCCGACTCCACCGATTCGGACAAGATCGCTCAGGCCCTGCGCACGGAGCTGGTGGATACGGCCATCGGCACCATCAAGTTCGATGAGCGTGGAGACGCCGAGGGCGTGGGCTTTACCATCTACCAGGTCCAGAACGGCAAGTATGTGGAAATGAAATAG
- a CDS encoding heme exporter protein CcmB, producing MIGAALAVVRKDLRLAFANGQGPVQAVLFGLLLVFLFSLSAAPGERFSAQQGLAIFWLCSSFAVVLIFSLLFRFEEENGAATALLLSPLPVQGLWLGKTLAGGVLLVLCQAFFFPAALVFLDLGVAGEALPLCAMLAGVDAGLCVLGGLVGAMGYGQSAKDALLTIIVFPLQIPLLLGGIRIGEGLMRGGLWSDVSGWFGLVFAFDAVFAGAALFLFPYVFRGEQG from the coding sequence ATGATCGGGGCAGCCCTGGCCGTTGTCCGCAAGGATCTGCGACTGGCCTTCGCCAACGGGCAAGGGCCGGTACAGGCGGTGCTGTTCGGGCTGTTGCTGGTGTTTCTGTTCAGCCTTTCGGCCGCGCCGGGCGAGCGGTTTTCGGCCCAGCAGGGACTGGCCATCTTCTGGCTGTGCAGCTCCTTCGCCGTGGTGCTGATTTTTTCCCTGCTGTTCCGCTTCGAGGAGGAAAACGGCGCGGCCACGGCTCTTCTGCTTTCGCCGCTGCCCGTACAGGGACTCTGGCTCGGCAAGACCCTGGCCGGAGGCGTGCTCCTTGTTCTGTGCCAGGCGTTTTTTTTTCCCGCAGCCCTAGTCTTTCTGGATCTGGGTGTTGCCGGAGAGGCGCTGCCACTCTGCGCCATGCTGGCCGGGGTGGATGCGGGGCTATGCGTGCTGGGCGGTCTGGTGGGGGCCATGGGCTATGGCCAGAGCGCCAAGGACGCCCTGCTGACCATCATCGTCTTTCCGCTCCAGATTCCGCTTCTGCTGGGCGGCATCCGCATCGGCGAGGGGCTCATGCGCGGAGGACTCTGGTCGGACGTGAGCGGCTGGTTCGGTCTGGTCTTCGCCTTTGACGCCGTGTTCGCCGGAGCGGCCCTTTTTCTTTTCCCTTACGTGTTTCGAGGAGAACAGGGATGA
- a CDS encoding heme lyase CcmF/NrfE family subunit, which produces MHSICFTALLLSMLAGTGLAAYAGIRALKDDFSPLPLLEKGQVALTAVVLAVSAVLLWALATRDFSYAYVRDYTDTFLPLFYAVTAFWGGQNGSFLFWYLCVAVMGGIMIYTPGYSRLDDRTKIFFWIMFYMVELFFLFALTGPSNPFLKLDPAPSEGHGLNPLLQNPGMIFHPPLLFLGYAGYTIPCCLALASRLSGDGRDWLEQSRNWNIMAWIFLTAGIVLGGWWAYMELGWGGYWAWDPVENSSLIPWLTGTAFVHTSIVGRTRNTLLRTNVFLVSLTLLLCFFATFVVRSGIIDSVHAFGGSRMGTPLLVFMIADLLLILYVCLVRRADDTSHIDDFASRPGMLFLSSWLFLCIGGIVFLGILWPVISALWSANPVGLDAGFYNRACLPLFTALALIMAVCPWFSQKRGVGDPAALMIVLGAGVGFAAAIFTMGYRQPLALVASAAGIMIAVSVVLVFFRVKGLRSFRPAFGAYGVHLGVAMMVVGGAFSAAYQMEADAVLHKGGNMTVGGYTLVYEGLRHDHDNPAMDVHEARLTVTRDGHPVGVLTPEKRLYRNFEQSSFAEVSVIPSLGEELYATLLGFDEVGAASVRVSVNPLVNWIWIGGTLSCLAAFLCWRKIGRR; this is translated from the coding sequence ATGCATTCCATCTGTTTCACCGCCCTGCTGCTCAGCATGCTGGCCGGAACCGGTCTTGCCGCCTACGCGGGCATCCGGGCGCTCAAGGACGATTTTTCCCCGCTGCCGCTGCTGGAAAAGGGGCAGGTCGCCCTGACCGCCGTGGTGCTGGCCGTGTCCGCAGTGCTGCTGTGGGCCCTGGCCACGCGGGATTTCTCCTACGCCTATGTGCGGGACTACACGGACACGTTCCTGCCGCTCTTTTACGCGGTGACGGCCTTCTGGGGCGGGCAGAACGGATCGTTTCTGTTCTGGTATCTGTGTGTGGCGGTCATGGGCGGGATCATGATCTATACGCCCGGCTATTCCCGTCTGGATGACCGGACCAAGATTTTCTTCTGGATCATGTTCTACATGGTGGAGCTGTTTTTCCTTTTTGCCCTGACCGGCCCGAGCAATCCCTTTCTCAAACTCGATCCCGCGCCGTCAGAAGGCCACGGGCTCAACCCCCTGTTGCAGAACCCGGGCATGATCTTTCATCCGCCGCTTCTTTTCCTGGGTTATGCGGGCTACACCATTCCGTGCTGTCTGGCCCTGGCCTCGCGGCTTTCCGGCGACGGCCGGGACTGGCTCGAACAATCCCGCAACTGGAACATCATGGCCTGGATTTTTCTGACCGCCGGTATCGTTCTCGGCGGCTGGTGGGCTTACATGGAACTGGGCTGGGGCGGATACTGGGCCTGGGACCCGGTGGAGAACTCCTCCCTCATCCCCTGGCTCACGGGCACGGCCTTCGTGCACACGTCCATTGTGGGCCGGACCCGCAACACCCTGCTGCGGACCAATGTCTTTCTCGTCTCCCTGACCCTGCTGCTCTGCTTTTTCGCCACCTTCGTGGTGCGCAGCGGCATCATCGACTCCGTGCACGCCTTCGGCGGGAGCAGGATGGGCACTCCGCTTCTGGTCTTCATGATCGCGGACCTGCTTCTGATCCTCTACGTCTGTCTGGTGCGCCGCGCCGACGATACGTCTCATATCGACGATTTCGCCAGCCGTCCGGGCATGCTCTTTCTGAGTTCGTGGCTTTTCCTGTGCATCGGCGGCATTGTTTTTCTGGGCATCCTGTGGCCGGTCATCAGCGCGCTGTGGAGCGCCAACCCCGTGGGCCTGGACGCCGGATTCTACAACCGCGCCTGTCTGCCGCTCTTTACCGCCCTGGCCCTGATCATGGCCGTCTGTCCGTGGTTTTCGCAGAAAAGAGGAGTCGGCGATCCGGCGGCGCTGATGATCGTGCTCGGCGCGGGCGTGGGCTTCGCGGCTGCCATTTTCACCATGGGCTACAGGCAGCCGCTGGCTCTTGTGGCCTCGGCGGCCGGGATCATGATCGCCGTTTCGGTCGTGCTGGTATTTTTCCGGGTGAAGGGGCTGCGTTCCTTCCGTCCGGCCTTCGGAGCGTACGGGGTGCATCTGGGCGTGGCCATGATGGTGGTGGGCGGAGCTTTTTCCGCAGCCTACCAGATGGAAGCCGACGCCGTCCTGCACAAGGGCGGGAACATGACCGTAGGCGGGTACACTCTGGTTTATGAGGGCCTGCGCCACGACCATGACAATCCGGCCATGGATGTGCACGAGGCCCGGCTGACCGTGACCCGCGACGGCCATCCGGTGGGCGTGCTGACGCCGGAAAAGCGCCTGTACCGCAATTTCGAACAGTCCTCCTTCGCCGAGGTCTCGGTCATTCCCTCTCTGGGCGAGGAGCTTTACGCCACGCTGCTGGGCTTTGACGAGGTCGGCGCGGCCAGCGTGCGGGTCAGTGTGAACCCGCTGGTCAACTGGATCTGGATCGGCGGCACCCTGTCCTGCCTGGCGGCCTTTCTGTGCTGGAGAAAGATCGGGCGGCGGTGA
- a CDS encoding cytochrome c maturation protein CcmE: protein MSNAKNQKWVYLAAVLLVGAGVGYLLFSGLSQNSVYFLNVSEALAMPADKLSQARLFGAVSEVELVREPRNAGVSFLVLDKDNPSDAIRVRYSGVVPDTFKPGAEVILEGSFAQGGKEFLATTLMTKCPSKYEKNEKGQLRPPGYKG, encoded by the coding sequence ATGAGTAACGCAAAGAATCAGAAATGGGTCTATCTGGCCGCCGTACTCCTGGTCGGGGCGGGCGTGGGCTACCTGCTGTTCAGCGGACTGTCCCAGAATTCCGTATATTTTCTCAATGTGTCCGAGGCTCTGGCCATGCCGGCGGACAAACTGTCTCAGGCCCGGCTGTTCGGAGCCGTTTCGGAAGTGGAGCTGGTCCGGGAACCCCGGAACGCGGGCGTCAGCTTTCTTGTTCTGGACAAGGACAACCCGAGCGATGCCATCCGTGTGCGCTACAGCGGCGTAGTTCCGGACACCTTCAAGCCCGGCGCCGAAGTGATTCTGGAAGGCTCCTTCGCTCAGGGCGGGAAAGAGTTTCTGGCCACCACGCTGATGACCAAGTGTCCGTCGAAATACGAAAAAAATGAAAAAGGCCAGCTGCGCCCGCCGGGATACAAGGGTTAG
- a CDS encoding D-glycero-alpha-D-manno-heptose-1,7-bisphosphate 7-phosphatase, whose translation MTTITTILLDRDGTLIEEEHYLSDPALVRLIPGIATPWKTLAGRGCRFFLATNQSGIGRGLFSREDYEKVHARLLELLRDHGMNLSGAALCPHAPVENCSCRKPGTGLWEELAGKYGLWPEQTAMAGDKAADIRFGLAAGFAETALVLSGHGREEALKLGLPPLADHENIRHLPVRPGWPRYQARTLGHYLSDLVQRTAHQDNAHRI comes from the coding sequence ATGACCACCATCACCACCATCCTTCTGGACCGGGACGGCACCCTGATCGAGGAAGAACACTACCTGAGCGATCCGGCTCTGGTCCGCCTCATTCCCGGCATCGCCACGCCATGGAAGACCCTGGCCGGACGCGGATGCCGCTTTTTTCTGGCCACCAACCAAAGCGGCATCGGACGCGGGCTGTTTTCCCGTGAAGACTACGAAAAGGTTCACGCACGCCTGCTTGAGCTCCTGCGGGATCACGGCATGAATCTGAGCGGCGCGGCCCTGTGTCCTCACGCTCCCGTCGAAAACTGTTCCTGCCGCAAGCCCGGCACAGGCCTGTGGGAGGAACTGGCCGGGAAATACGGCCTGTGGCCCGAGCAGACGGCCATGGCCGGGGACAAGGCGGCGGATATCCGTTTCGGGCTGGCCGCGGGCTTCGCGGAAACGGCTCTGGTCCTTTCGGGACACGGCCGGGAGGAAGCCCTGAAACTGGGCCTGCCGCCCCTGGCCGACCACGAAAACATCCGGCACCTGCCGGTCCGTCCCGGCTGGCCCCGGTACCAGGCCCGGACTCTGGGTCACTACCTGAGCGATCTCGTGCAAAGAACAGCACATCAAGACAATGCACATCGGATTTGA